The following are from one region of the Halarcobacter sp. genome:
- a CDS encoding GntR family transcriptional regulator, protein MPENNLSSKAYKILEELLVTLKLEPGKTYSEKELMALSDISRTPLREALLKLANESLITIIPRRGVQISDINMTNQLAILETRKVLDRLLITRATKYATTFEKNKILEFKKHMQIAVDEKDVDEYLRVDKLLDQAIFESAKNSYAANATAPLHIRSRRFWYYFKGVDDLEDSAKIHMNLIDAILESNEEKACETSDLIINKLVDIVKNQIGI, encoded by the coding sequence ATGCCAGAAAATAATTTATCATCAAAAGCTTATAAAATTTTAGAAGAGCTACTTGTGACACTCAAACTTGAACCAGGAAAAACATATTCAGAAAAAGAGCTTATGGCATTATCTGATATTAGTAGAACTCCACTAAGGGAAGCATTATTAAAATTAGCCAATGAATCTTTGATTACAATTATTCCAAGACGTGGAGTACAAATCTCAGATATCAATATGACAAATCAATTGGCAATATTAGAAACAAGAAAAGTATTAGATAGACTTTTAATAACAAGAGCAACAAAATATGCAACAACTTTTGAAAAAAATAAAATATTAGAGTTTAAAAAGCATATGCAAATAGCTGTAGATGAAAAAGATGTAGATGAATATTTAAGAGTAGATAAACTCTTAGATCAAGCTATTTTTGAATCAGCAAAAAACTCTTATGCAGCAAATGCTACAGCACCTTTACATATTAGAAGCAGAAGATTTTGGTACTATTTTAAAGGGGTTGATGACTTAGAAGATTCTGCTAAAATTCATATGAACTTAATAGATGCAATTTTAGAATCAAATGAAGAAAAAGCTTGTGAAACATCAGATTTGATTATTAATAAGTTAGTAGATATTGTAAAAAACCAAATAGGTATTTAA
- a CDS encoding DMT family transporter — translation MNKKLYVLSLILFVILLWAGNFIFIAILLKEIEPFTALTLRFIVISILLFPFMMKLPNFKDFIYLVIATLFIVPGHFVLFFLSIQSTKSLGGISLLIQLSIPFSILLSWIIFKDTPSKLRILGLLIAFVGIVFLLYDPNLLESRKSFILAIFSALFLGLYFIFVKKIKKVKSIAIIAWTSFLGIPMMYLFMLYDNQSFSILSNIQNHITYYSFFYVVIAGSILGHGIWAYLLKIEDISFISPFLLLVPLLTSILSIFVFNEQLTFRFIIIGTIIIIGIFLVFISKQKEKRKINE, via the coding sequence ATGAATAAAAAACTATATGTTTTATCACTAATTCTTTTTGTAATTTTACTTTGGGCAGGAAATTTTATATTTATAGCTATTTTATTAAAAGAGATTGAGCCTTTTACAGCTTTGACTCTAAGATTCATAGTTATTTCAATTTTACTTTTTCCTTTTATGATGAAATTACCAAATTTTAAAGATTTTATTTACTTAGTTATTGCAACGTTATTTATTGTACCAGGGCATTTTGTTTTATTTTTTTTATCTATTCAAAGTACTAAAAGTTTAGGGGGTATATCCTTGCTTATACAACTTTCTATACCTTTTTCAATACTTTTATCTTGGATTATATTTAAAGATACTCCATCAAAACTTCGTATTTTAGGTTTGCTAATAGCCTTTGTAGGAATTGTCTTTTTATTGTATGACCCAAATTTATTGGAAAGTAGAAAGTCCTTTATACTAGCTATTTTTTCAGCATTGTTTTTAGGTCTTTATTTTATTTTTGTTAAGAAAATAAAAAAGGTAAAAAGTATAGCAATAATCGCATGGACATCATTTTTAGGTATTCCTATGATGTATCTATTTATGTTGTATGATAATCAAAGTTTTAGTATTCTAAGTAATATCCAAAACCACATAACATATTATTCTTTCTTTTATGTTGTTATTGCAGGAAGTATTTTAGGTCATGGAATTTGGGCTTATTTATTAAAAATTGAAGATATAAGTTTTATTTCTCCTTTTTTATTATTAGTTCCACTTTTAACATCTATATTAAGTATATTTGTTTTTAATGAACAATTAACTTTTAGATTTATTATTATTGGAACTATTATTATCATTGGTATTTTTTTAGTATTTATCTCAAAACAGAAAGAAAAAAGAAAAATTAATGAATAG
- a CDS encoding amino acid ABC transporter ATP-binding protein, translated as MIELKGVHKSFGDLEVLKGIDLNVQKGEVLSVIGGSGSGKSTMLYCINAIENIQGGEILVDGISVHDKKTDKNKLRQKIGMVFQQWNSFPHLTVLENVMLAPMKVLGMSYEEAHYVAKDQLERVGLRTKLDEYPTRMSGGQQQRLAIARALAMKAEYMLFDEITSALDPELVGEVLDTLRLLRDEGMTMICVTHEIAFAREVSDRIAFFHKGLIEEIGTPEQVIGNPQKERTQQFLSKVLH; from the coding sequence ATGATAGAATTAAAAGGTGTACATAAATCATTTGGTGATTTAGAAGTTTTAAAAGGGATTGATTTAAATGTACAAAAAGGTGAAGTACTTTCTGTAATTGGTGGTTCAGGTTCAGGTAAATCCACTATGCTTTATTGTATAAATGCAATTGAAAATATCCAAGGTGGTGAGATTTTAGTTGATGGAATATCTGTTCATGATAAAAAAACAGATAAAAATAAACTAAGACAAAAAATTGGTATGGTTTTTCAACAATGGAACTCTTTCCCCCATTTAACTGTTCTTGAAAATGTAATGTTAGCTCCTATGAAAGTTTTAGGAATGTCTTATGAAGAAGCACATTATGTTGCAAAAGATCAACTTGAAAGAGTAGGGCTTAGAACAAAACTAGATGAATATCCAACAAGAATGTCTGGTGGGCAACAACAAAGACTTGCAATAGCAAGAGCACTTGCAATGAAAGCTGAATATATGTTGTTTGATGAGATTACATCAGCTCTTGACCCTGAATTAGTTGGAGAGGTTTTAGATACTCTTAGGCTTTTAAGAGATGAAGGTATGACTATGATATGTGTAACTCACGAAATTGCATTTGCAAGAGAAGTATCAGATAGAATAGCATTTTTCCACAAAGGATTAATAGAGGAGATAGGAACACCAGAGCAGGTGATTGGAAATCCTCAAAAAGAGAGAACTCAACAGTTCTTATCAAAAGTATTACACTAA
- a CDS encoding amino acid ABC transporter permease has product MSNQQIKKLIYSLVGLYLAYEFIDAVRLSTITVYDLSFILDGLIRTIMISVVSITIGTFFGLVFGFIKSNSNMYVNFILDGFLDILKSVPLIIQFILFYSLMGVLEIDISVFWVGAIVLSAYTSGFVTEVARAGIDSVPSTTRRAARSLGMTFWQDYIYIVFPLGLRTVFPAWINIVLSVIKDSALVSVIGYMELLRSTQEMISKTQEALLLLIGVGIFYFIISYPISLYAANLERKLKV; this is encoded by the coding sequence ATGAGTAATCAACAAATAAAAAAGCTTATTTATTCATTGGTTGGATTATATTTAGCCTATGAATTTATTGATGCAGTTAGATTATCTACTATTACTGTATATGATTTGAGTTTTATTTTAGATGGTTTAATTAGAACAATTATGATTTCAGTAGTTTCAATTACTATAGGGACTTTTTTTGGTCTTGTTTTTGGTTTTATAAAAAGTAATTCAAATATGTATGTAAATTTTATATTAGATGGGTTTTTAGATATTTTAAAATCTGTTCCATTAATTATTCAATTTATTTTATTTTATTCATTAATGGGTGTTTTAGAGATTGACATCTCAGTGTTCTGGGTAGGAGCAATTGTTTTATCTGCTTATACTTCAGGTTTTGTTACTGAAGTTGCTAGAGCAGGAATTGATTCTGTTCCAAGTACAACAAGAAGAGCTGCTAGGTCTTTAGGAATGACTTTTTGGCAAGATTATATTTATATAGTTTTCCCTTTAGGTTTAAGAACAGTATTTCCTGCTTGGATTAATATTGTTTTATCTGTTATTAAAGATTCAGCATTAGTTTCAGTCATAGGATATATGGAGTTGTTAAGATCAACTCAAGAGATGATTTCAAAAACACAAGAAGCATTATTGTTATTGATTGGTGTTGGAATATTTTATTTTATTATCTCATATCCAATTTCATTATATGCAGCAAATTTAGAAAGGAAGTTAAAAGTATGA
- a CDS encoding amino acid ABC transporter permease → MFDFEYSFHWITVWNVFPEMLSAALVTLQVAIISMILGLVIGIFLSLGKDSDNEFLRTPSVLWIELARNTPALFQIYMAYFGLGSFGIHLSPYVAVLAALTFNNAGYLAETLRGGFASIATTQMSASRSLGMTKFQAYRYIIVPQVLRKVYHPITNQMIWALLMTSLGTLVGMLELTGKTDQLQSLSFRTFEFYLVTAGMYFVMAKIILLGSRLVGYKLFKGDI, encoded by the coding sequence ATGTTTGATTTTGAATATAGTTTTCATTGGATTACAGTTTGGAATGTTTTTCCAGAAATGTTGAGTGCAGCTCTTGTAACACTTCAAGTAGCAATTATTTCTATGATTTTAGGTCTAGTTATAGGGATATTTTTATCTTTAGGGAAAGATTCTGATAATGAGTTTTTAAGAACACCCAGTGTTTTATGGATTGAATTAGCTAGAAATACTCCAGCACTTTTTCAAATATATATGGCCTATTTTGGATTAGGTAGTTTTGGTATTCATTTAAGTCCTTATGTTGCTGTATTAGCTGCTTTAACATTTAATAATGCGGGATATTTAGCTGAAACATTAAGAGGTGGTTTTGCTTCTATTGCAACAACTCAAATGTCAGCTTCAAGGTCTTTAGGTATGACTAAGTTTCAAGCATATAGATACATAATTGTACCTCAGGTTTTAAGAAAGGTTTATCATCCAATTACAAACCAAATGATTTGGGCATTGTTAATGACATCTTTGGGAACACTTGTAGGAATGTTGGAACTTACAGGTAAAACAGACCAATTGCAGTCTTTATCTTTTAGAACTTTTGAGTTTTATTTAGTAACTGCTGGAATGTATTTTGTTATGGCAAAAATTATTCTTCTTGGTTCACGATTAGTTGGATATAAGTTATTTAAAGGGGATATATAA
- a CDS encoding transporter substrate-binding domain-containing protein, translating into MKLVKKLALVATSVLALGASANADLLDKVLEKGKLRCGVVLDFPPMGYRDAKNKPAGFDVDYCSDLANALGVKLELKSMSFAQRVPAITSGKVDVVIGSTSDTLERAQSVGFTIPYFVFKQQAMIKKGSGIKTFEDIKGKKVSAALSTVSETEFLKNAEKLGFDKANYFSSKSENDAHLALLQGKADVIISSDTTITELLKLEKFKDYEAGPFIPNYNDYVSIITKRDEYGFINYLNLFVHQQVRTGRYEELNKQYFGTSPLRDLTVNGIYY; encoded by the coding sequence ATGAAATTAGTTAAAAAATTGGCTCTTGTAGCTACTTCAGTTTTAGCACTTGGGGCAAGTGCAAATGCAGATTTATTAGATAAGGTACTTGAAAAAGGTAAATTAAGATGTGGTGTTGTTTTAGATTTCCCACCAATGGGTTATAGAGATGCAAAAAACAAACCAGCTGGATTTGATGTTGATTATTGTAGTGATTTAGCAAATGCTTTAGGTGTTAAATTAGAATTAAAATCTATGTCATTTGCACAAAGAGTTCCAGCTATTACTTCAGGAAAAGTTGATGTTGTTATTGGTTCAACTTCTGATACTTTAGAAAGAGCTCAATCAGTTGGTTTTACAATACCATATTTTGTATTTAAACAACAAGCAATGATAAAAAAAGGTTCTGGAATCAAAACTTTTGAAGATATAAAAGGTAAAAAAGTAAGTGCAGCTTTAAGTACAGTTTCTGAAACAGAATTTTTGAAAAATGCAGAAAAACTTGGATTTGATAAAGCAAACTACTTTTCATCTAAATCAGAAAACGATGCACACTTAGCTTTATTACAAGGTAAAGCTGATGTAATTATCTCTAGTGATACAACAATTACTGAATTATTAAAATTAGAAAAATTTAAAGATTATGAAGCAGGACCATTTATCCCTAACTATAACGATTATGTATCAATTATTACAAAAAGAGACGAGTATGGATTTATTAACTATTTAAATCTTTTTGTACACCAACAAGTAAGAACAGGAAGATATGAAGAGTTAAATAAACAATATTTTGGTACTTCGCCACTTAGAGACTTAACTGTCAATGGAATTTACTATTAA
- a CDS encoding FAD-dependent oxidoreductase gives MKEIAIVGGGISGLFSAYFLHKSGHKVTVLESNKIGVECSYGNAGLIVPSHFEALANPGVLKKGLKWMLNPNSPFFLKPRFDLDLVKWIFRFNSFCTKKHVENNKYFLRDISLYSTALYKELLGNEDFDFDYKNTGLLMMCKEEKTLLEEEHLIKEANELGLKGKILNKEDIKKLEPNASFDVLGAAYYEDDGRVQPYDLIIAIKNYLESEGVVFKEDCKIEDINLSGSKIDSLVDDAGTKYVADEYIFATGVFTANIAKKFKLNIPMQGGKGFSFIVKKNDALNFSTPMILAEEKVAITPYDSYVRFAGTMMICGEDKTIVDRRVNNIRNASNNYINNSNIQKSDMEDLWAGLRPCSPDGIPYIGRSKEFSNLIIATGHAMIGISLGPSTGKIVTSLVNEEKPEIDIEKMNLYRF, from the coding sequence ATGAAAGAAATAGCAATAGTTGGAGGGGGAATAAGTGGACTATTTTCTGCTTATTTTCTACATAAAAGCGGACATAAGGTTACAGTTTTAGAATCAAATAAAATTGGAGTTGAATGCTCATATGGAAATGCAGGTTTAATAGTACCAAGCCACTTTGAAGCATTAGCAAATCCTGGGGTATTAAAAAAAGGTTTAAAATGGATGTTAAACCCTAACTCTCCATTTTTTCTAAAACCTAGATTTGATTTAGATTTAGTTAAATGGATTTTTAGATTTAACTCTTTTTGTACAAAAAAGCATGTTGAAAATAATAAATATTTTTTAAGAGATATTAGTCTTTATAGTACAGCTTTATATAAAGAGCTTCTTGGAAATGAAGATTTTGACTTTGATTATAAAAACACAGGTCTTTTAATGATGTGTAAAGAGGAAAAAACTCTTTTAGAAGAGGAACATCTTATAAAAGAAGCAAATGAACTGGGGCTAAAAGGAAAGATATTAAATAAAGAGGATATCAAAAAGTTAGAACCAAATGCATCTTTTGATGTTTTAGGTGCAGCATATTATGAAGATGACGGAAGAGTTCAACCTTATGATTTAATTATTGCTATTAAAAACTATTTAGAAAGTGAAGGGGTTGTATTTAAAGAGGATTGCAAAATCGAAGATATAAACCTTTCAGGTTCAAAAATAGATTCTTTAGTTGATGATGCAGGTACTAAGTATGTTGCTGATGAGTATATCTTTGCAACAGGAGTTTTTACTGCAAATATAGCTAAAAAATTTAAATTGAATATTCCTATGCAAGGTGGAAAAGGCTTCTCTTTTATAGTTAAGAAAAATGATGCTTTAAATTTTTCTACACCTATGATTTTAGCTGAAGAGAAAGTTGCAATTACACCATATGATTCTTATGTAAGATTTGCTGGTACTATGATGATTTGTGGTGAGGACAAAACTATTGTTGATAGAAGAGTTAACAATATTAGAAACGCTTCAAATAATTATATAAACAATTCAAATATACAAAAAAGTGATATGGAAGATTTATGGGCAGGTTTAAGACCTTGTTCTCCTGATGGTATTCCTTATATTGGTAGAAGTAAAGAGTTTTCAAACTTAATTATAGCTACAGGACATGCAATGATTGGAATATCTTTAGGACCATCAACAGGAAAAATTGTAACATCATTGGTAAATGAAGAAAAACCAGAAATAGATATTGAGAAAATGAATCTTTATAGATTTTGA
- a CDS encoding 4-hydroxyproline epimerase, translating into MSCKTFFCVDAHTCGNPVRVVCGGAPLLKGANMSEKRQHFLKEFDWIRKGLMFEPRGHDMMSGSIVFQPSSDEYDVSILFIETSGCLPMCGHGTIGTVTVLIEKEIVTPKKEGELRIETPAGLVVATYTRDEKDRVKSVKIVNIPSFLHSTNLEVESSVLGKLTVDVAYGGNFYAIVEPQENFAGMENYTASELISMSKELRDKLNEKYTFVHPQNETICGLSHIEWTGKTIDDDSTARNAVFYGDKAIDRSPCGTGTSARMAQWYSRGMLKKGDEFIHESIIGSKFIGRIEKEVQLADYKAIVPSIEGWAKITGLNTITIDDDDPYAHGFQVI; encoded by the coding sequence ATGTCTTGTAAAACATTTTTTTGTGTAGATGCACACACTTGTGGAAATCCAGTAAGAGTAGTTTGTGGGGGAGCACCTTTACTTAAGGGTGCAAATATGAGCGAAAAAAGACAACACTTTTTAAAAGAGTTTGATTGGATTAGAAAAGGTTTGATGTTTGAACCAAGAGGTCACGATATGATGAGTGGTTCAATAGTTTTTCAACCAAGTAGTGATGAGTATGACGTATCTATACTTTTTATAGAAACAAGTGGATGCCTACCAATGTGTGGACATGGAACAATAGGAACAGTTACTGTTCTAATAGAAAAAGAGATTGTAACACCTAAAAAAGAGGGTGAATTAAGAATTGAAACACCAGCTGGGTTAGTTGTAGCAACTTATACAAGAGATGAAAAAGATAGAGTTAAATCAGTAAAAATTGTAAATATTCCATCTTTTTTACACTCTACAAACCTTGAAGTTGAATCATCAGTATTAGGAAAGTTAACTGTTGATGTCGCATATGGTGGTAACTTTTATGCAATCGTTGAGCCTCAAGAAAACTTTGCAGGCATGGAAAACTATACAGCAAGCGAACTTATCTCAATGAGTAAAGAGTTAAGAGATAAGTTAAATGAAAAATATACATTTGTTCATCCTCAAAATGAGACAATTTGTGGATTATCTCATATTGAATGGACAGGAAAAACTATTGATGATGATTCAACAGCTAGAAATGCAGTTTTTTATGGAGATAAAGCAATTGATAGATCTCCTTGTGGAACAGGAACTAGTGCGAGAATGGCTCAATGGTACTCAAGAGGGATGTTAAAAAAAGGTGATGAATTTATTCATGAAAGTATTATTGGGTCAAAATTTATAGGAAGAATAGAAAAAGAAGTTCAGTTAGCTGATTATAAAGCAATTGTTCCATCTATTGAAGGTTGGGCAAAAATCACTGGCTTAAATACTATTACAATTGACGATGATGATCCATATGCACATGGTTTTCAGGTGATATAA
- a CDS encoding ornithine cyclodeaminase family protein has protein sequence MRFIEKEDVIKALDYPSLIEALNDAFINEINVPSRLHFDFKNPQEGIDSTLLLMPAWQEGVSVGTKILTVSPNNAKYKLPAINGIYILFDGHKGDLQAIIDGKPLTSKRTAAASALASSYLSREDSKSMLMIGTGALSSELIKAHSCVRDLKEIYIWGRDKNKAQKVADSLPEYNIQVIENIEDKISKVDIVSCATLSQNPLIFGKYIKEGQHFDLVGAYKPDMREADDEFIKSVDIFIDTNMAKKESGEIKIPLENKIIFEKNFKADLFDLTRGAKEGRVNDSQITLFKSVGHGLEDLAAARLVYEKVTRS, from the coding sequence ATGAGATTTATTGAAAAAGAAGATGTAATTAAAGCTTTGGATTATCCATCGTTAATTGAAGCTTTAAATGATGCATTTATCAATGAGATAAATGTTCCTTCAAGATTACATTTTGATTTTAAAAACCCTCAAGAGGGTATTGATTCTACACTACTTTTAATGCCAGCATGGCAAGAAGGAGTTAGTGTAGGAACAAAAATCTTAACAGTAAGTCCTAATAATGCAAAATATAAATTACCAGCAATAAATGGTATTTATATACTTTTTGATGGGCATAAAGGTGACCTTCAAGCAATTATTGATGGAAAACCTTTAACTTCAAAAAGAACAGCAGCAGCTTCAGCACTAGCAAGTTCTTATTTATCAAGAGAAGATTCAAAGTCTATGTTGATGATAGGAACAGGAGCATTAAGTAGCGAACTTATAAAAGCTCACAGCTGTGTTAGAGATCTAAAAGAGATTTATATTTGGGGTAGAGATAAAAACAAAGCCCAAAAAGTAGCAGATTCTTTACCTGAATACAATATTCAGGTTATAGAAAATATTGAAGATAAGATTTCAAAAGTTGATATCGTTTCTTGTGCAACTTTAAGTCAAAACCCTTTGATTTTTGGAAAATACATAAAAGAGGGGCAACATTTTGATTTAGTTGGAGCTTATAAACCTGATATGAGAGAAGCTGATGATGAGTTTATAAAAAGCGTTGATATTTTTATAGATACAAACATGGCTAAAAAAGAATCAGGTGAAATAAAAATTCCGTTAGAAAATAAGATAATATTCGAAAAAAATTTTAAAGCTGATTTGTTTGATTTAACAAGAGGGGCAAAAGAGGGAAGAGTAAACGATTCTCAAATAACTCTTTTTAAATCAGTGGGGCATGGATTGGAAGATTTAGCCGCAGCAAGATTAGTATATGAGAAAGTAACTAGGAGTTAG
- a CDS encoding aldehyde dehydrogenase (NADP(+)), with protein MSLHGKNFIGNILSANGDKSSKIYDIHSNEPLEGVFYHATKEEVDEALEKANLAFFEYKEKTQAQRAEFLETIADEIMNLGDELIVRTIAESNLPRPRIEGERGRTVGQLKMFANLLKEGSWVEATIDEALPDRKPLPRNDLRKMLRPIGVVSVFEASNFPLAFACAGGDTASALAAGCPVIVKAHSSHSGTSELIATAIIEAVKKCNMPDGTFSMVHGGGRTVGQQIVLHEVVKAVGFTGSTQGGMKLFELANQRKTPIPVFAEMGSINPCLFLPSALKDAENMAELYAGSITVGVGQFCTNPGLILLVKDENSEKFKSKLSENIAQITPSTMLSSSIQQAFEKSREETLSQNDIELLGESKLKNTRAEGRPTVACVTAKTFISNPKFHEEIFGPYSLVVECESKDELDLVIESLEGQLTATVMGEEPDMLEFKKQIFSLENRCGRILFNGVPTGVEVCHSMQHGGPFPAATDSRFTSVGTGAIRRFVRPVCFQDCPNSLLPEELKDENPLEILRIVNDKYTRESL; from the coding sequence ATGAGTTTACATGGTAAAAACTTTATAGGAAATATATTATCAGCAAATGGTGATAAAAGTAGCAAAATATATGATATTCACTCTAACGAACCATTAGAGGGAGTATTTTACCATGCTACAAAAGAAGAGGTTGATGAAGCTTTAGAAAAAGCAAATTTAGCTTTTTTTGAATACAAAGAAAAAACTCAAGCTCAAAGAGCTGAGTTTTTAGAAACTATAGCTGATGAAATTATGAATCTAGGAGATGAGCTTATAGTAAGAACTATAGCTGAATCAAATCTACCTAGACCAAGAATTGAAGGTGAGAGAGGTAGAACAGTAGGGCAACTTAAAATGTTTGCAAATCTTTTAAAAGAGGGTTCTTGGGTTGAAGCAACAATTGATGAAGCTCTTCCAGATAGAAAACCACTTCCTAGAAATGATTTAAGAAAGATGTTAAGACCTATTGGAGTTGTTTCAGTATTTGAAGCTAGTAACTTCCCTTTAGCTTTTGCTTGTGCAGGTGGAGATACAGCTTCAGCTTTAGCTGCTGGGTGTCCAGTGATTGTAAAAGCTCACTCTTCACATAGTGGAACATCAGAGCTTATTGCAACTGCTATTATAGAAGCAGTTAAAAAATGTAATATGCCAGATGGTACTTTTTCTATGGTTCATGGTGGTGGAAGAACTGTTGGTCAACAAATTGTACTACATGAAGTAGTAAAAGCAGTTGGATTTACAGGTTCAACACAAGGTGGTATGAAACTATTTGAACTTGCTAATCAAAGAAAAACTCCAATTCCAGTATTTGCTGAAATGGGAAGTATAAATCCTTGTTTATTTTTACCATCTGCTCTAAAAGATGCAGAAAATATGGCAGAACTTTATGCAGGCTCAATTACTGTTGGTGTTGGACAGTTTTGTACAAACCCAGGACTAATACTTTTAGTTAAAGATGAAAACTCTGAAAAGTTTAAATCAAAATTATCAGAAAATATAGCACAAATCACACCTTCAACAATGTTATCAAGCTCAATTCAACAAGCTTTTGAAAAATCAAGAGAGGAAACTTTATCTCAAAATGATATTGAGTTATTAGGTGAATCAAAACTTAAAAACACTAGAGCTGAGGGTAGACCAACAGTTGCTTGTGTAACTGCAAAAACATTTATTTCTAATCCAAAATTTCATGAAGAGATATTTGGACCATACTCTTTAGTAGTTGAGTGTGAAAGTAAAGATGAACTTGACTTAGTAATTGAATCTTTAGAGGGGCAATTAACTGCAACAGTTATGGGTGAAGAGCCTGATATGCTAGAGTTTAAAAAACAGATATTTTCTTTAGAAAATAGATGTGGAAGAATTCTTTTCAATGGAGTTCCAACTGGAGTTGAAGTTTGTCACTCTATGCAACATGGAGGTCCTTTCCCTGCTGCTACTGATTCAAGATTTACATCAGTTGGTACAGGAGCTATTAGAAGATTTGTTAGACCGGTTTGTTTCCAAGATTGTCCAAACTCATTACTTCCAGAAGAACTTAAAGATGAAAATCCTTTAGAGATTCTAAGAATAGTAAATGATAAGTATACAAGAGAATCACTATGA
- a CDS encoding dihydrodipicolinate synthase family protein, with translation MKTTSTDWLYTVMPAVFTWFKESESGALEIDFEETKRQAEYVLKAQGIGGSKMGGLVASGTLGENSYLSNEQRLSLLESLSEVAKENNVPLISGASAETKEEIAKIITGLAKVGVDTVMVMPPKTKETPNDEDMYAYYALAATAAKEAGVTIMPYNNPDAAGYHAISTKTLIKLAALPEVAALKISTIDVSIIETLLLVNKDLKILAGVDTVTVYAGLAGACGGITGVGTIFPKASITMQEYVLKGEWDEALKVSQAMNSISYLDGQPLLMEYLKFAMGLHHNDLEGGLRTLGKKLTKEQIEDVQARYILAKERIESLGLLD, from the coding sequence ATGAAAACAACTAGTACAGATTGGCTTTATACAGTTATGCCAGCCGTATTTACATGGTTTAAAGAGTCAGAGTCAGGTGCCCTTGAAATTGACTTTGAAGAAACAAAAAGACAGGCTGAATATGTTTTAAAAGCTCAAGGAATAGGTGGAAGCAAAATGGGTGGACTTGTTGCTTCTGGTACTTTAGGTGAAAATAGTTATTTAAGTAATGAGCAAAGACTTTCTTTACTTGAATCACTTTCTGAAGTTGCTAAGGAAAACAATGTTCCTTTAATCAGTGGAGCTTCGGCAGAAACTAAGGAAGAGATTGCCAAAATCATTACAGGATTAGCAAAAGTTGGAGTAGATACTGTTATGGTTATGCCTCCAAAAACTAAAGAAACACCTAACGATGAAGATATGTATGCTTACTATGCTCTTGCTGCAACAGCTGCAAAAGAAGCAGGAGTAACAATAATGCCTTATAATAACCCTGATGCAGCTGGTTATCATGCCATCTCAACAAAAACTCTTATTAAACTAGCAGCTCTACCTGAAGTAGCAGCTCTTAAAATATCTACAATAGATGTGTCTATTATTGAAACACTGTTATTAGTAAACAAAGATTTAAAAATCTTAGCAGGTGTTGACACTGTAACTGTATATGCTGGTCTTGCTGGTGCATGCGGTGGAATTACAGGTGTAGGTACTATATTCCCAAAAGCTAGTATAACTATGCAGGAGTATGTTTTAAAAGGAGAATGGGATGAGGCTCTAAAAGTTTCTCAGGCTATGAACTCTATTTCATATCTTGATGGTCAGCCACTTCTTATGGAATACCTTAAGTTTGCAATGGGACTTCATCATAATGATCTTGAAGGAGGACTTCGTACTCTTGGTAAGAAATTAACTAAAGAGCAAATTGAAGATGTACAAGCAAGATATATTCTAGCAAAAGAAAGAATTGAAAGCTTAGGTTTATTAGATTAA